One genomic region from Erythrobacter mangrovi encodes:
- a CDS encoding SPFH domain-containing protein, with protein sequence MSVELKGMKTSREYAGSSFSGYLMLLVLLLLIVLVVWDFTSNLPPSGATKFDKLLFLGLLMGPLLASIFVAAGFFMIQPNQATVLTLFGEYKGTERTEGLRWVWPWIGRKKISARAHNIHSERVKINDKRGNPIEIACNVVWRVADTAQASFDVDDYKQFVNIQIEAGLRTVGSRHPYDDFENEEVTLRGSGDVVNHELLVELNDRLKVAGILVDEAGLTHLAYAPEIAGAMLRRQQADAVIAARQKVVIGAVGMVEDALAKLANDGIVDLDDERKAAMVSNLMVVLCGDREASPVVNAGSLY encoded by the coding sequence ATGTCAGTTGAACTCAAGGGGATGAAGACCAGCCGGGAATATGCCGGCTCCAGCTTCAGCGGCTATCTGATGCTGCTTGTGCTTCTCCTCCTCATCGTGCTGGTGGTGTGGGACTTCACCTCGAACCTTCCGCCTTCCGGGGCTACCAAGTTCGACAAGCTACTGTTCCTGGGCCTCCTGATGGGCCCCCTCCTCGCGTCCATCTTCGTCGCGGCCGGTTTCTTCATGATCCAGCCCAACCAGGCCACGGTGCTGACCCTGTTCGGCGAGTATAAGGGTACCGAACGGACCGAAGGCCTGCGGTGGGTCTGGCCGTGGATCGGGCGCAAGAAGATTTCGGCCCGTGCGCACAACATCCATTCCGAACGGGTCAAGATCAACGACAAGCGGGGCAACCCGATCGAGATCGCCTGCAACGTGGTTTGGCGCGTCGCCGATACCGCACAGGCAAGTTTCGATGTCGATGATTACAAGCAGTTCGTGAACATCCAGATCGAAGCGGGATTGCGTACGGTGGGTTCGCGCCATCCCTATGACGACTTCGAGAATGAGGAAGTGACGCTGCGCGGCAGCGGCGATGTGGTCAATCACGAGCTTCTGGTCGAGCTGAACGATCGCCTGAAGGTGGCGGGCATCCTGGTTGACGAGGCCGGCCTGACCCACCTTGCCTATGCACCGGAGATCGCCGGGGCGATGCTTCGCCGCCAGCAGGCCGATGCGGTGATCGCCGCGCGCCAGAAGGTCGTGATTGGCGCAGTCGGCATGGTCGAGGATGCGCTCGCCAAGCTGGCCAATGATGGGATCGTCGACCTCGATGACGAGCGCAAGGCGGCCATGGTCTCGAACCTGATGGTCGTGCTTTGCGGCGATCGCGAGGCAAGCCCGGTGGTCAACGCCGGTTCGCTATATTGA
- the recQ gene encoding DNA helicase RecQ has protein sequence MPDSIHAPTDAALAKLKAVFGFADFRGRQAEVVERVLAGRPTLAVMPTGAGKSLTYQLPAVMLEGTCVVISPLIALMHDQLRAARANGIRAATLTSADADWRETQDAFRRGELDLLYVAPERASQSGFREFLSAAPLCLFAVDEAHCVSEWGHDFRPDYRMLRPLMDAFPHVPRLALTATADRQTRSDVMGQLGIPADGLVLAGFDRPNIRYAIRHRDNPLRQLANLMAAEPGPGIVYALTRRKVEELAEKLGAATGRPVLPYHAGLDAEVRAANQSSFVASEDTVMVATVAFGMGIDKPDVRFVAHVGVPKSIEGYYQETGRAGRDGDPAQAVMFWGAGDFATARQRLAEIDEARRGAERARLDALAGLVETAECRRAILLRHFGEDPPAACGNCDNCIEQPAVTDVTELARKLLSAVYRTGQSFGMGHLQKVLTGVEDERVRQRGHDRLSVFGIVEADEAPLLQPLARALQARGELIATEHGGLALGGAARAILKGESNVQIVVPPKRERKGRRNAAANPIGDPLFDALRELRRELAVEGQVPPYVIFHDATLREMTERRPATLAELGQLPGVGARKLEAYGEAFLRAIARH, from the coding sequence ATGCCCGACAGCATTCATGCTCCTACCGACGCCGCGCTGGCGAAGCTCAAGGCCGTGTTCGGTTTTGCCGATTTCCGCGGTCGCCAGGCCGAGGTGGTGGAACGGGTGCTTGCAGGTCGGCCCACGCTTGCAGTGATGCCGACGGGTGCGGGCAAGTCGCTGACCTACCAGCTACCGGCGGTGATGCTGGAAGGGACCTGCGTGGTCATAAGCCCGCTGATAGCCCTGATGCATGACCAGCTTCGTGCCGCGCGGGCCAACGGCATCCGCGCGGCTACGCTGACCAGCGCCGATGCCGACTGGCGCGAGACGCAGGACGCCTTTCGTCGGGGCGAGCTCGACCTGCTCTATGTGGCGCCCGAACGTGCCAGCCAGTCCGGGTTCCGCGAATTCCTGTCCGCCGCCCCGCTGTGCCTCTTCGCGGTGGATGAGGCGCATTGCGTATCCGAATGGGGTCACGATTTCCGGCCCGACTATCGCATGCTGCGCCCACTGATGGACGCATTCCCCCATGTTCCGCGACTGGCTCTGACCGCCACCGCCGATCGCCAAACGCGTTCCGACGTGATGGGCCAGCTCGGCATCCCGGCCGACGGACTGGTGCTCGCCGGCTTCGACCGCCCGAATATTCGCTATGCGATCCGCCACCGGGACAACCCGTTGCGGCAGCTGGCGAACCTGATGGCGGCCGAGCCGGGGCCGGGGATCGTCTATGCGCTGACGCGGCGCAAAGTCGAAGAACTGGCGGAAAAGCTGGGTGCGGCGACCGGGCGGCCGGTGCTGCCCTATCATGCCGGACTGGATGCCGAGGTCCGTGCGGCCAATCAGTCGAGCTTCGTTGCGAGCGAAGACACGGTGATGGTTGCGACGGTCGCCTTTGGCATGGGTATCGACAAGCCCGATGTGCGGTTTGTCGCGCATGTCGGCGTTCCCAAGTCGATCGAAGGCTATTACCAGGAAACCGGCCGCGCCGGGCGGGACGGTGACCCGGCCCAAGCCGTAATGTTCTGGGGTGCGGGGGATTTTGCCACCGCGCGCCAGCGATTGGCCGAGATTGACGAGGCGCGGCGCGGTGCCGAACGGGCTCGGCTCGATGCGCTCGCGGGGCTGGTCGAAACCGCCGAGTGCCGCCGCGCGATCTTGCTGCGCCATTTTGGGGAGGACCCGCCTGCAGCCTGCGGCAATTGTGATAACTGCATCGAGCAACCGGCCGTTACCGACGTGACGGAGCTGGCCCGCAAGCTGCTCAGCGCCGTTTATCGCACCGGCCAGAGCTTCGGCATGGGCCATTTGCAGAAGGTCCTCACCGGGGTCGAGGATGAACGCGTGCGCCAGCGTGGCCATGATCGACTGAGCGTATTCGGGATAGTAGAGGCGGATGAGGCGCCCTTGCTCCAGCCGCTCGCGCGAGCATTGCAGGCGCGGGGCGAGCTAATCGCTACCGAACATGGCGGACTTGCGCTCGGCGGTGCGGCGCGGGCGATCCTAAAGGGCGAGAGCAATGTACAGATCGTCGTCCCGCCCAAGCGTGAACGCAAGGGACGGCGCAATGCGGCGGCCAATCCGATCGGCGACCCCTTGTTCGATGCGCTGCGCGAATTGCGGCGCGAACTGGCGGTGGAGGGACAGGTTCCGCCCTATGTCATCTTTCACGATGCGACTCTGCGCGAGATGACCGAGCGCCGCCCGGCCACACTGGCGGAACTCGGCCAGCTCCCCGGGGTCGGGGCGAGAAAGCTGGAGGCCTATGGCGAGGCCTTTCTGCGCGCCATCGCGCGTCATTGA
- a CDS encoding acyl-CoA dehydrogenase family protein has protein sequence MTSTPNPGMDPEIFDQFLEQLQRYVRERLIPAEKDVIEDDRIPDDIVAEMKEMGLFGLTVPGEYGGAGLNTSQYARVVHCMAYAAPAFRSIFSINVGMFNSAIKNGGTEAQKDEWWPKIAAGAIACFGLTEPGSGSDSAAMATTARPDPNGNGWILNGTKRYITNAPFAEVGLIMARTEKEALPKNAHVSAFIVPMNTPGVSTGSPDKKMGQSGSHISDIMLDDVHVPGDALLGGETGKGFRFAMMSLDNGRISVGAAATGYARRALDSALRYANERKAFGEPIANFQLIQQMLAESDTEIYAAEAMMADVTARADRGENILRKAAAFKVFASEMCGRVVDRVVQIYGGAGYLAEYDAERFFRDARIYRIYEGTTQILQLQIAKHMLREFAEQA, from the coding sequence ATGACCAGCACGCCCAATCCGGGGATGGACCCCGAGATCTTCGACCAGTTCCTCGAACAGCTCCAGCGCTATGTGCGCGAGCGGCTGATCCCGGCCGAGAAGGACGTGATCGAGGATGACCGGATTCCCGACGACATCGTCGCCGAGATGAAGGAGATGGGCCTGTTCGGTCTTACCGTACCCGGAGAATACGGTGGTGCCGGGCTCAACACGTCGCAATATGCCCGCGTGGTGCACTGCATGGCCTATGCCGCACCAGCCTTCCGCTCGATCTTTTCGATCAACGTCGGAATGTTCAACTCGGCCATCAAGAATGGCGGGACCGAGGCGCAGAAGGACGAATGGTGGCCCAAGATCGCAGCCGGCGCCATCGCCTGCTTCGGGCTGACCGAGCCGGGTTCGGGTAGCGACAGCGCCGCCATGGCAACCACCGCGCGCCCCGACCCCAATGGCAATGGCTGGATCCTCAACGGGACCAAGCGCTACATCACCAACGCCCCCTTCGCCGAAGTCGGCCTGATCATGGCACGCACAGAGAAGGAAGCCCTGCCCAAGAACGCGCATGTCAGCGCCTTCATCGTGCCGATGAACACGCCCGGGGTCTCCACCGGCAGCCCGGACAAGAAGATGGGTCAATCGGGTAGCCACATTTCGGATATCATGCTCGACGATGTCCACGTGCCGGGTGACGCACTGCTCGGCGGGGAGACCGGCAAGGGCTTCCGCTTCGCCATGATGAGCCTCGACAACGGACGCATTTCGGTTGGCGCAGCCGCCACAGGCTATGCCCGCCGCGCGCTCGACAGCGCGCTACGTTATGCCAACGAACGCAAGGCTTTTGGTGAACCGATCGCCAATTTCCAGCTGATCCAGCAGATGCTGGCTGAAAGCGACACCGAGATCTACGCCGCCGAAGCGATGATGGCCGACGTCACCGCGCGCGCCGACCGGGGCGAGAATATCCTGCGCAAGGCTGCGGCGTTCAAGGTCTTCGCCAGCGAGATGTGCGGCCGCGTGGTCGACCGCGTGGTGCAGATCTATGGCGGTGCCGGCTACCTTGCCGAATACGATGCCGAACGCTTCTTCCGTGATGCGCGCATCTACCGCATCTACGAAGGTACGACACAGATCCTTCAGCTCCAGATCGCCAAGCATATGCTGCGCGAATTCGCCGAGCAGGCCTGA
- a CDS encoding CoA transferase codes for MYGLLKGLSIIEASSFVASPTAGLYCAQMGAEVIRVDHKAGGLDYDRYLLTSGGRSLSWENLNRAKKSVALDLVRAEGRELLVELAARTGNLITNLPEKSFLSHDAVSARQPDGVPDLVSIRIMGWHDGRQAMDFTVNAASGYPLMCGPEEWDPATAPPVNQALPAWDFITGAYCAFALLAGIRHRDATGEGSELRVPLGDVAIGTMANSGAMAEMLYRGADRERLGNAIWGAFGRDFRTRDGVRFMVAALTPKQWNGLVAAMGVGDAIAELERELGVSFADGDRPRFEHRHRLFELFQDQAGQSDWSDLSARLAAEGTTFERYRTMHEAANDPELVANNPLFGPSPANPSGFEYPATRSFANIPGREAGNPAPAPYLGQHTEEVLAERLGLASGTIGDLVDRGIARLSDATS; via the coding sequence GTGTACGGGCTCCTCAAGGGACTGAGCATCATCGAAGCCTCGAGCTTCGTCGCATCGCCCACCGCCGGGCTCTACTGCGCCCAGATGGGCGCCGAGGTGATCCGCGTCGACCACAAGGCCGGCGGGCTCGACTATGACCGCTACCTGCTGACCAGTGGCGGTCGCTCATTGAGCTGGGAGAACCTCAACCGCGCCAAGAAATCGGTCGCACTGGACCTGGTCAGAGCGGAGGGACGCGAATTACTGGTCGAGCTGGCAGCCCGCACCGGCAATTTGATCACCAACCTGCCCGAGAAGAGCTTCCTTTCGCATGACGCCGTTTCGGCACGGCAGCCGGACGGTGTCCCCGATCTCGTCAGCATACGCATCATGGGCTGGCACGACGGCAGGCAAGCGATGGATTTCACTGTCAACGCCGCCAGCGGTTACCCGCTGATGTGTGGGCCCGAGGAGTGGGATCCCGCAACCGCGCCCCCCGTCAACCAGGCGCTTCCGGCCTGGGATTTCATTACCGGTGCCTATTGCGCCTTCGCTTTGTTAGCCGGCATCCGCCACCGTGACGCCACTGGCGAAGGCAGCGAGTTGCGGGTCCCGCTGGGCGATGTGGCCATCGGCACCATGGCCAATAGCGGCGCGATGGCCGAGATGCTCTATCGCGGGGCCGATCGCGAACGGCTGGGCAATGCCATATGGGGCGCCTTCGGACGCGACTTCCGCACCCGCGACGGGGTGCGCTTCATGGTCGCCGCACTGACGCCAAAGCAATGGAACGGCCTTGTCGCCGCGATGGGCGTAGGCGACGCCATTGCCGAACTCGAACGAGAGCTGGGCGTGAGCTTCGCCGATGGCGACCGGCCGCGTTTCGAGCATCGTCACCGGCTGTTCGAACTATTCCAGGACCAGGCGGGGCAATCCGATTGGTCTGACCTGTCCGCGCGGCTCGCCGCCGAAGGAACCACTTTCGAACGCTATCGGACGATGCACGAAGCAGCGAATGATCCCGAATTGGTGGCGAACAACCCGCTGTTCGGTCCCTCGCCCGCCAACCCGAGTGGCTTCGAGTATCCGGCAACGCGCAGCTTCGCCAACATTCCGGGTCGCGAGGCGGGCAATCCCGCACCGGCCCCCTATCTTGGGCAGCATACCGAAGAGGTCC